One genomic window of Desulfuromonas sp. AOP6 includes the following:
- a CDS encoding EVE domain-containing protein: protein MPPRRYWLMKSEPECFSFADLKNRPDGTEHWDGVRNYQARNLLRDEIKVGDGVLFYHSNIKEPAIVGVARVVREGYPDHTALDPCSDHFDPRASEKNPIWFMVDVHYVAPLAHPLTRTDLRAHPVLRGMDVLKKGNRLSVQPVRANEWQAVLKIGELVDSEC from the coding sequence ATGCCGCCAAGACGTTACTGGCTGATGAAATCGGAACCGGAATGTTTCTCCTTTGCTGATTTGAAAAATCGTCCCGACGGCACCGAACACTGGGATGGCGTGCGTAACTATCAGGCCCGGAATCTGCTGCGTGATGAGATCAAGGTGGGTGATGGGGTTCTTTTTTACCACAGCAACATCAAAGAACCCGCTATTGTCGGAGTCGCCAGGGTCGTTCGCGAAGGGTATCCCGACCATACGGCGCTCGATCCTTGCAGTGATCACTTCGATCCACGGGCGAGCGAAAAAAATCCCATCTGGTTTATGGTGGACGTGCACTATGTTGCCCCCCTCGCGCACCCGCTGACACGTACCGATCTGCGGGCTCATCCGGTGCTCCGGGGGATGGATGTTCTTAAAAAAGGTAACCGTCTTTCCGTGCAGCCGGTGCGTGCCAACGAATGGCAGGCTGTGCTGAAGATCGGGGAGTTGGTGGACAGTGAATGCTGA
- a CDS encoding CidA/LrgA family protein — MVKGLSILLIMQFVGEVVSRGLEIPIPGNVLGMGLLLAALGLGVVRLEWVQEAADLLLSHLALLFVPAGVGVMVYLDLIARQWLPIVAATVISTFVVMAVTAWTESLVARKGRRHVE, encoded by the coding sequence GTGGTCAAGGGCCTGTCTATTCTGCTGATCATGCAATTTGTCGGTGAAGTCGTTTCGCGGGGGCTGGAAATCCCTATCCCGGGCAATGTGCTGGGAATGGGACTGCTGCTTGCCGCGCTGGGTCTGGGTGTCGTGCGCCTGGAATGGGTGCAGGAGGCTGCGGATCTGCTCCTTTCCCACCTGGCTCTGCTGTTTGTGCCGGCCGGGGTCGGGGTGATGGTCTATCTGGATCTCATCGCCAGGCAGTGGCTGCCTATCGTCGCAGCCACCGTCATCAGCACTTTCGTGGTCATGGCCGTTACGGCCTGGACGGAATCCCTCGTCGCCAGAAAGGGGAGGCGGCATGTGGAATGA
- a CDS encoding PxxKW family cysteine-rich protein, translating to MQCQTVLPGTECTFWAKKGCNFQGGSCQNVVEECQGCERIVKGSIGEVCSVAPSPKQKWVGGLCNFATHRKVEIQSVETKMNPLKASKKAAGKKK from the coding sequence ATGCAGTGTCAAACTGTTCTTCCCGGTACCGAGTGTACCTTTTGGGCCAAAAAAGGCTGTAATTTTCAGGGCGGCTCCTGCCAGAACGTCGTCGAAGAGTGCCAGGGCTGTGAGCGCATCGTCAAGGGCTCCATCGGTGAAGTCTGTTCCGTGGCTCCCTCCCCCAAGCAGAAATGGGTCGGCGGCCTGTGCAATTTCGCCACGCACCGCAAAGTGGAGATTCAGAGCGTCGAGACCAAGATGAATCCCCTCAAGGCTTCGAAAAAGGCGGCGGGCAAAAAGAAATAA
- a CDS encoding uracil-xanthine permease family protein, which yields MTEQTSPTDYRFRLKDSLLGAQMLFVAFGALVLVPLLTGLNPNVALFTAGAGTLLFQWITGGKVPVFLASSFAFIAPIIYGVQTWGIASTMCGLMAAGGFYVLLSLFVRWRGTRAIARIFPPIVTGPVIMVIGLILAPVAVNMALGKSGDGAIILVDGSTAIIVSMASLGATLLASLFGRGVVRLIPILCGLAVGYLLSLFYGIVDFSRVTAAAWLAVPDFVLPEWNAAAILFMIPVAIAPAIEHFGDVLAVSSVTGKNYLKDPGVHRTLLGDGLATSMASMLGGPPNTTYSEVTGAVALTKVYNPAVMTWTALAAIVLAFVGKVGALLQSVPVPVMGGIMLLLFGAIMVVGLNTLVRAGQDLLEPRNLAIVSLVVVFGVGGMSIPLGSVTLSGIGLAGILGVLLNLILPQGDKTTGGSEARGPAAPH from the coding sequence ATGACTGAACAAACCTCTCCCACGGATTATCGTTTTCGTCTAAAAGACAGCCTGCTCGGCGCCCAGATGCTTTTTGTCGCCTTCGGAGCGCTCGTTCTGGTGCCCTTGCTGACCGGCCTCAATCCCAATGTGGCTCTTTTTACGGCCGGCGCCGGAACCTTGCTGTTCCAATGGATTACCGGAGGCAAGGTCCCCGTCTTTCTGGCCTCGTCCTTTGCGTTCATTGCGCCCATCATCTATGGCGTGCAGACCTGGGGAATTGCCTCCACCATGTGTGGTCTTATGGCCGCCGGAGGTTTTTATGTCCTGCTCAGCCTGTTCGTGCGCTGGCGGGGCACCCGGGCTATCGCCCGAATTTTCCCGCCCATTGTCACCGGACCGGTCATCATGGTCATCGGACTTATTCTGGCGCCTGTCGCTGTCAATATGGCTCTGGGCAAGTCCGGGGATGGCGCCATCATTCTGGTTGACGGCTCGACAGCCATTATCGTCTCTATGGCCTCATTGGGAGCAACCTTGCTGGCTTCTCTCTTTGGTCGGGGTGTTGTGCGGCTCATCCCGATTTTATGCGGACTGGCGGTTGGCTACCTGTTGTCGCTTTTCTATGGCATCGTCGATTTTTCTCGTGTCACCGCGGCAGCCTGGCTGGCCGTGCCTGATTTTGTTTTGCCCGAATGGAATGCCGCGGCGATCCTGTTTATGATCCCGGTGGCTATCGCGCCGGCCATTGAACACTTTGGTGACGTCCTGGCCGTCAGTTCAGTGACGGGGAAAAACTACTTGAAAGATCCTGGTGTTCACCGAACCCTGCTCGGAGATGGTTTGGCTACTTCCATGGCCTCCATGCTGGGAGGGCCACCCAATACCACCTATTCAGAAGTGACGGGCGCCGTGGCCCTGACCAAGGTTTATAATCCCGCCGTTATGACCTGGACGGCTCTGGCGGCCATTGTACTGGCATTTGTCGGCAAGGTAGGAGCTCTTCTGCAGTCGGTTCCCGTTCCTGTCATGGGGGGAATCATGTTGCTGTTGTTCGGCGCCATCATGGTTGTTGGTCTCAACACCCTGGTTCGCGCTGGGCAGGATCTTCTTGAACCGCGCAATCTTGCCATTGTTTCTCTCGTGGTCGTTTTCGGGGTAGGGGGGATGAGTATCCCCTTGGGTTCGGTGACTCTCTCAGGCATCGGTCTGGCCGGGATTCTCGGGGTACTGCTCAACCTCATTCTTCCCCAGGGCGATAAAACCACCGGTGGGAGTGAGGCGCGGGGACCCGCGGCACCCCATTAA
- a CDS encoding zinc ribbon domain-containing protein codes for MPIFEYQCQTCGQIFEKIRSTSSEHEKCPKCDGVAVRKVSITAASSSSAPSSSAACGSGRFG; via the coding sequence ATGCCAATTTTCGAGTACCAGTGCCAAACCTGCGGTCAGATTTTTGAAAAAATCCGTTCAACCTCTTCGGAGCATGAGAAATGTCCCAAGTGTGACGGTGTCGCTGTACGCAAGGTTTCCATTACCGCCGCCTCGTCTTCTTCGGCCCCATCCTCTTCTGCCGCCTGCGGCAGCGGCCGTTTCGGCTGA
- a CDS encoding AsmA family protein produces MKKVGKIAAIVLAVLVALGISIGVLAKILITPERVKDTVLPLAEKSLNRKVELGEVQVSLFSGISLSQLRIGEAQGDEYFVTAEKLVLRYRFWPLLFMKVVVDEVRLEEPRIRVERLQDGSFNFSDLMAAKNSSTEEMPSSPGRESDGKDGGIDLLISRVVLNGGEVLFLDRSFGGEAPYRYKVSGLNVSARDISLDKDFPFSLEAVLGEATLAVAGKTNVATASGEASLKLSPLDITPFTPYFRQQLPGRLDALQVALDLAVKGGSAGFSSHGKVSLTDLDILLDALKDVPVRDASLLLDYDLDINLTQKALDIRPTTLTANGIVARMQGRVSNYGAVPQLDMTVELPDLDVRSALRAAPAGLLPDLGDLDPAGKISARINLAGTADDPLKLLRDGEVVLSGVQASMASLRPALTGRLALKGDAISAQQLELKMGDTTAAINLKVSNLFGKPLRIENSLTADRLHLDPLLQGAGSQGAAAAEAGSSTGKASEEKAGDIGPFDLPLVVSGEARIGQTVYRGMNIENMVAKYRLENNIFTLETLTGSVAGGTFTEKAVVDLGKKGLVYDSTFSVQGAQMNPLISAFLPKSADTVQGGLDLHLILKGKGVSLADIRRNLSGSGDFLFKDGKLSGSALVKGLAEFLSLEELREINVRESAGSFAIEKGKVLIQSTFAGSNARFSPKGALGMDGSLDLSLDLRLSPELSRKLDNKGKVSQFLTDSDGWGLVPLRLAGTLDKPRFGLDTSAAKEQVKEKAAQELQRQLEKKLFKGDEPAAGESDPAKDAGKKVLEDTIRGLFGR; encoded by the coding sequence ATGAAAAAGGTGGGTAAGATTGCCGCGATAGTTCTGGCTGTGTTGGTGGCTCTCGGCATTTCAATTGGCGTACTTGCCAAGATTTTGATTACCCCGGAACGGGTTAAAGACACGGTCCTGCCGCTGGCCGAAAAATCTCTCAATCGCAAAGTCGAGTTGGGCGAGGTCCAGGTCAGTCTCTTCTCAGGGATCAGCCTCAGCCAGCTTCGCATTGGCGAAGCTCAAGGTGATGAATATTTCGTCACCGCTGAAAAACTCGTTTTGCGATACCGTTTCTGGCCGCTTCTCTTCATGAAGGTAGTGGTTGATGAAGTCCGCCTTGAAGAGCCCAGAATTCGCGTCGAGCGTCTGCAGGATGGATCTTTCAATTTCAGCGACCTGATGGCCGCAAAGAATTCTTCAACGGAAGAAATGCCATCCTCGCCGGGTCGGGAATCGGACGGCAAAGATGGCGGCATTGATCTTTTGATTTCCCGGGTTGTCCTGAATGGAGGCGAGGTGCTTTTCCTCGACCGCAGCTTCGGTGGCGAAGCGCCGTATCGCTACAAGGTGAGCGGCCTGAATGTTTCTGCCCGGGACATCTCATTGGATAAGGATTTCCCCTTCTCCCTTGAGGCTGTACTGGGTGAGGCGACTCTGGCCGTGGCCGGCAAAACCAATGTGGCTACGGCCAGTGGTGAGGCCAGCCTGAAACTTTCACCCCTCGATATCACACCCTTCACCCCCTATTTCAGGCAACAGCTGCCAGGGCGTCTCGATGCTCTTCAGGTCGCCCTTGACCTTGCTGTCAAAGGTGGAAGTGCGGGTTTTTCCTCTCATGGAAAGGTCAGTCTCACGGATCTCGATATCCTTCTGGACGCTCTTAAGGATGTTCCTGTCCGTGATGCCTCTCTCTTGCTTGATTACGACCTCGATATCAACTTGACCCAGAAGGCGCTGGACATAAGGCCGACCACGCTGACGGCAAACGGTATCGTGGCACGGATGCAGGGGCGTGTGTCAAACTACGGAGCCGTGCCCCAGTTGGACATGACAGTTGAATTGCCTGATCTGGATGTCCGCTCCGCCTTGCGGGCCGCTCCGGCTGGACTTCTCCCCGATCTTGGTGATCTGGATCCCGCTGGCAAGATCAGTGCCCGCATCAATCTTGCCGGGACAGCGGATGACCCCCTGAAATTGCTGCGTGATGGTGAAGTTGTCCTGTCCGGGGTTCAGGCCAGTATGGCTTCCCTGCGGCCAGCGCTGACCGGTCGCCTGGCCCTCAAGGGGGATGCCATCAGTGCGCAGCAGCTTGAACTGAAGATGGGCGATACCACGGCGGCCATCAATCTGAAAGTGTCCAACCTCTTTGGCAAGCCTCTTCGCATCGAAAACAGCCTTACGGCTGACCGGCTGCACCTTGACCCTCTGTTGCAGGGAGCAGGGTCACAAGGAGCTGCCGCCGCCGAAGCAGGGTCTTCCACCGGGAAAGCCAGCGAGGAAAAGGCTGGCGATATCGGCCCCTTCGATCTGCCTCTTGTCGTTTCCGGCGAGGCGCGTATCGGACAAACAGTCTATCGTGGCATGAATATAGAGAACATGGTCGCCAAGTACCGCCTGGAAAATAACATTTTTACCCTGGAGACCCTCACGGGGAGTGTGGCCGGAGGGACATTTACGGAAAAGGCCGTTGTCGATCTCGGTAAAAAAGGACTGGTGTATGATTCGACCTTTAGCGTTCAAGGTGCCCAGATGAATCCCTTGATCAGCGCTTTTCTGCCCAAATCGGCTGACACCGTGCAAGGCGGCCTCGATCTCCATCTTATCCTGAAAGGCAAGGGTGTTTCTCTGGCCGACATACGACGCAATCTCTCGGGTTCAGGTGACTTTCTCTTCAAGGATGGCAAGCTTTCGGGCAGTGCCCTGGTGAAGGGCCTGGCCGAGTTTCTGTCCCTTGAGGAGCTCCGGGAAATCAATGTGCGGGAGTCGGCCGGCAGTTTTGCTATCGAAAAAGGGAAGGTGTTGATTCAGAGCACTTTTGCCGGAAGCAATGCGCGGTTCAGCCCCAAGGGGGCCCTGGGGATGGACGGTTCCCTGGATCTGTCTCTTGATCTGCGCCTTTCACCCGAGTTGTCGCGGAAGCTGGACAACAAGGGCAAGGTGAGTCAATTTTTGACTGATTCCGACGGTTGGGGGCTCGTCCCTCTGCGGCTGGCGGGAACTCTCGACAAGCCCCGCTTTGGCCTTGATACCAGTGCGGCCAAAGAGCAGGTCAAGGAAAAGGCCGCCCAGGAACTGCAACGTCAGCTGGAGAAGAAACTGTTCAAAGGCGACGAACCCGCCGCAGGGGAATCCGATCCGGCCAAGGATGCCGGTAAGAAGGTTTTGGAAGATACCATTCGGGGGTTGTTTGGCCGTTGA
- a CDS encoding LrgB family protein, whose translation MWNELVVTPLFGIMVTLGFFAIAQWLYRRSGYLLLNPVLVSILTIILFLKGAGISYEAYAEGGRIILFLLGPAVVALAIPLYVRRAEILAKKGPILVGVFAGALASAVSASGIAWLLGGSREVVLSLAPKSVTTPIAIGIVEKIGGIAPLTAALVVLTGCLGAVFGPEFCRLIGIRDQAAIGLAVGTAAHGIGTSRMLEIGQLGGAMAGLAIGLNGLVSAFLIPLLFVLFH comes from the coding sequence ATGTGGAATGAGCTGGTGGTCACCCCCCTGTTCGGCATCATGGTGACTCTGGGCTTTTTTGCCATCGCGCAATGGCTTTACCGTCGCTCTGGCTACCTGCTGCTCAATCCGGTGCTGGTCTCGATTCTGACGATTATTCTTTTTCTGAAAGGGGCGGGTATTTCCTATGAGGCCTATGCCGAGGGGGGGCGCATCATCCTCTTTCTGCTGGGGCCCGCCGTTGTAGCGTTGGCGATACCCCTCTATGTGCGTCGCGCCGAAATCCTGGCCAAAAAGGGACCCATCCTCGTCGGTGTCTTTGCCGGTGCCCTTGCCTCGGCCGTGTCGGCCTCGGGCATTGCCTGGCTGCTGGGGGGAAGCAGGGAGGTGGTGCTGTCGCTGGCACCGAAGTCGGTAACGACTCCCATTGCCATCGGTATTGTGGAAAAAATTGGTGGAATTGCTCCCCTTACAGCCGCCCTGGTGGTCTTGACCGGCTGCCTGGGGGCAGTCTTCGGGCCGGAATTCTGTCGTCTGATTGGCATTCGGGATCAGGCCGCCATCGGTCTGGCGGTGGGGACGGCTGCCCATGGTATCGGCACGTCGCGGATGCTGGAGATTGGGCAATTGGGGGGTGCCATGGCCGGCCTGGCCATAGGGCTCAACGGCCTTGTGTCCGCCTTTCTGATCCCTCTGCTTTTCGTCCTGTTTCATTGA
- a CDS encoding ferritin family protein, whose protein sequence is MTGLEEYSGFEVIRAAMEVEKQGHRFYSTMSAKAKSPLAKEIFTWLAQDEVGHLKTLEDLAPKYEDGAFWENEEVFLPYLRRFSASEIFPSPARLEEVLKRDNSDLEALDLAIEAEERFAEYFHKAAAQARTEDGKEAFSWLAAEEDRHAQVLKERKAKISGK, encoded by the coding sequence ATGACTGGACTGGAAGAATACAGCGGTTTTGAAGTCATTCGCGCTGCCATGGAAGTAGAAAAACAGGGACATCGGTTTTATTCCACCATGTCGGCCAAAGCAAAAAGTCCCCTCGCCAAGGAAATTTTTACCTGGCTGGCGCAGGACGAAGTTGGACACCTGAAAACCCTGGAAGACCTGGCGCCGAAATACGAGGATGGTGCCTTCTGGGAAAACGAGGAAGTATTTCTTCCTTACCTGCGGAGATTCTCCGCCAGTGAGATATTCCCGTCGCCCGCCCGCCTGGAAGAGGTTCTGAAACGGGACAATTCCGACCTGGAAGCCCTGGACCTCGCCATCGAAGCAGAAGAACGCTTTGCCGAATATTTCCACAAGGCCGCCGCGCAGGCACGAACTGAAGACGGCAAGGAGGCTTTTTCCTGGTTGGCTGCCGAAGAGGATCGCCACGCCCAGGTTCTTAAGGAACGCAAGGCCAAAATATCCGGCAAATAA
- a CDS encoding TatD family hydrolase yields MTEQQPWLIDTHAHLDHGQFDHDREEVISRAHEEGIRYILTVGCDLESSRRNLEIAGKHPFIYAAVGVHPHDAAQLDEKALTQLRTWIQEGSKVVAVGEIGLDFYRDRCPRDIQRQAFRQQIRLARELKKPIIVHDRDAHAEVLQILTEEKAVEVGGVVHCFSGDLAMARACIEMGFLISFPGSITYPKNEEVRDLIRQIPVDHFLVETDCPYLAPQPRRGKRNEPALVRHTAATIADIKGLSLQDVCRVTNLNASKLFGIGEADQASRIAYPIRDALYLNITNRCTNSCAFCAKFKDFTVKGHGLQLDHEPSSEEIIAAIGDPAGYSEIVFCGYGEPLIRLETVKEVAAWLKARGAKVRINTDGQANLVHGRDVLPELRGLVDAISVSLNAADAETYQRICHSQFGLPAYEGVKNFLREAPAHIPSVTASAVAMPGIDMQACEAVARELGVDFRARPYNDLG; encoded by the coding sequence ATGACCGAACAGCAGCCTTGGCTCATCGACACCCACGCGCATCTGGATCATGGACAATTCGATCACGACCGGGAGGAAGTCATCAGCCGGGCCCACGAAGAGGGCATCCGCTATATCCTCACCGTGGGTTGCGACCTGGAGAGCTCCCGACGGAACCTGGAGATCGCCGGAAAGCATCCGTTTATTTACGCCGCCGTGGGCGTTCATCCCCACGATGCCGCTCAGCTTGACGAAAAGGCTCTGACGCAGTTGCGCACCTGGATCCAGGAAGGCAGCAAGGTGGTGGCCGTGGGTGAAATCGGATTGGACTTCTACCGTGATCGTTGCCCCAGAGATATTCAGCGCCAGGCCTTTCGTCAGCAGATCCGTCTGGCCCGCGAGCTCAAAAAGCCCATTATCGTTCACGACAGGGACGCCCACGCTGAGGTGCTGCAGATCCTGACGGAGGAAAAGGCTGTTGAAGTCGGCGGCGTCGTCCATTGTTTCAGCGGCGATTTGGCCATGGCCCGCGCTTGCATCGAAATGGGTTTTCTCATCTCATTTCCCGGCTCCATCACCTACCCGAAAAACGAGGAAGTCCGCGATCTGATCCGGCAGATTCCCGTCGATCATTTTCTTGTCGAGACCGACTGCCCCTACCTGGCCCCCCAGCCTCGACGAGGGAAAAGAAACGAACCGGCCCTGGTCCGACATACAGCAGCAACCATCGCCGATATCAAGGGGTTATCGTTGCAGGATGTCTGTCGGGTCACCAATCTCAATGCCTCCAAGCTCTTCGGTATTGGCGAAGCGGACCAGGCAAGCCGCATCGCCTATCCTATCCGCGATGCCCTCTACCTCAACATCACCAACCGCTGCACCAACAGCTGCGCCTTCTGCGCCAAATTCAAGGATTTCACGGTCAAAGGCCATGGTCTGCAACTGGATCACGAGCCCTCCTCGGAGGAGATTATCGCCGCCATAGGTGATCCAGCCGGCTACAGTGAAATCGTCTTCTGCGGATACGGCGAACCCCTCATCCGCCTGGAGACCGTCAAGGAGGTGGCCGCCTGGCTCAAGGCCCGTGGCGCCAAAGTGCGCATCAACACCGACGGGCAAGCCAACCTGGTGCACGGCCGCGACGTTCTGCCTGAACTCAGGGGTCTGGTGGACGCCATTTCCGTCTCCCTGAACGCGGCCGACGCGGAAACTTACCAGCGCATCTGCCACTCCCAATTCGGCCTGCCGGCCTATGAGGGCGTCAAAAACTTTCTGCGTGAGGCTCCGGCCCATATCCCCTCGGTGACAGCCAGCGCCGTCGCCATGCCCGGCATCGACATGCAAGCCTGTGAGGCTGTAGCGCGGGAACTGGGAGTTGACTTCAGGGCGCGCCCTTATAACGATCTCGGCTGA
- a CDS encoding phosphoglucomutase/phosphomannomutase family protein — MNRISFGTSGWRGIFCEDFTFENVRVLTQAIADHLNAQKIGSHGVVVGYDARFMGDRFARETARVLAGAGIKTFLCDRDTPTPVIAFEILRRSAAGGINFTASHNPYDYNGLKFSPAWGGPALPETTRDIEDRANAMLGEVCYRQMPLDQAFRAGLIEEIDPRADYFAAIRKLVDLEAIGRSGMTLAVNPLYGTGRGYLDTLLQEAGVNVVTMNDQRDPYFGGLPPEPSASSIGDFIKRVRENAHIGLGLATDGDADRYGIVDADGTFIEPNYVLALLLDYLVRVKGMKGAAARSVATSHFIDAVARHHHLEVLETPVGFKFIGEFIRDDRILIGGEESAGLTIRGHVPDKDGILACLLVAEMVAVERKSLSELLQDLYRRVGEFYTRRVNIHLSPELEKSLPGKLKNPPKVLAGKAVEQVITIDGCKFLFSDGSWVLFRKSGTEPVVRVYGEAGTPQDLDGLMNAAANFVRGA; from the coding sequence ATGAACCGCATCAGTTTCGGTACCTCCGGTTGGCGGGGGATATTCTGCGAGGACTTCACCTTTGAGAATGTGCGTGTGTTGACTCAGGCCATTGCCGATCATCTCAATGCCCAGAAGATCGGCTCCCACGGGGTGGTCGTGGGCTATGATGCCCGCTTCATGGGGGATCGGTTCGCCAGAGAGACGGCTCGCGTGCTGGCCGGTGCCGGCATCAAGACCTTTCTGTGCGATCGGGACACGCCGACGCCCGTTATCGCTTTTGAAATTCTGCGCCGCTCGGCTGCCGGCGGCATTAATTTTACCGCCAGCCATAACCCTTATGACTACAACGGCCTGAAGTTTTCCCCGGCTTGGGGAGGGCCGGCATTGCCTGAGACGACCAGGGATATTGAAGATCGGGCCAATGCGATGCTTGGTGAGGTCTGCTACCGTCAGATGCCCCTGGACCAGGCTTTTCGCGCCGGGCTGATTGAAGAGATCGATCCCCGGGCCGATTATTTCGCCGCCATCCGAAAACTGGTCGATCTGGAGGCTATCGGCCGCAGCGGCATGACGCTGGCCGTCAACCCCCTCTATGGGACGGGACGGGGCTATCTCGACACCCTGCTGCAGGAGGCTGGTGTCAACGTCGTCACCATGAATGATCAGCGTGATCCCTATTTTGGCGGCCTGCCGCCCGAGCCTTCGGCCAGCAGTATCGGTGATTTCATCAAGAGGGTTCGTGAAAATGCGCATATCGGACTGGGGCTAGCCACGGACGGCGACGCCGACCGCTATGGCATTGTCGATGCCGATGGCACTTTCATCGAGCCCAATTATGTGCTGGCCCTTTTGCTGGACTACCTGGTCCGCGTAAAAGGGATGAAAGGGGCCGCCGCCCGTTCCGTGGCCACCTCCCATTTCATTGATGCGGTGGCCAGGCATCATCACCTCGAAGTGCTGGAAACGCCCGTCGGTTTCAAGTTCATTGGCGAGTTTATCCGTGATGATCGCATTCTCATCGGGGGTGAGGAGAGCGCCGGCCTGACTATCCGTGGGCATGTGCCCGACAAGGACGGCATTCTGGCCTGTCTGCTGGTGGCGGAAATGGTGGCTGTGGAAAGGAAATCCCTCTCTGAGCTCCTGCAGGATCTCTATCGGCGTGTTGGCGAGTTTTATACCCGTCGGGTGAATATCCATTTGAGCCCTGAGCTGGAAAAGTCCCTGCCAGGTAAACTCAAAAACCCACCCAAGGTGCTTGCTGGCAAAGCCGTGGAACAGGTTATCACCATCGATGGCTGCAAATTCCTCTTTTCCGATGGTTCCTGGGTGCTATTCCGTAAATCCGGAACGGAGCCAGTCGTTCGCGTTTATGGTGAAGCGGGGACACCGCAGGATCTGGATGGTTTGATGAACGCCGCCGCCAACTTCGTGCGGGGGGCCTAG
- a CDS encoding tetratricopeptide repeat protein → MKNVEQWLNKGRETMDVGEFREAIRLFRQALQEEPSSLEVQELLGEALAEDGQIKEALEVYERILKEDPLHTEALYALGDLYFEQGLNDKARHAYERILEEDPAQSDALVSLGLVHFHLEQMEEAERCYRKALKVEPDSVFALNCLGDTLYARGENDEALASYQKAVALDPEDAQAHFNLGEMAYDLDDLEAAERECREAVRLDPGLSFAYLTLGNLYLDQEKTRLAIQYFQEFLLHERSESSRDIREEVAAVIAGLKEEL, encoded by the coding sequence GTGAAAAATGTCGAGCAATGGCTTAACAAGGGACGCGAAACGATGGATGTCGGAGAATTCCGGGAGGCCATTCGCCTTTTTCGGCAGGCTCTTCAGGAAGAACCGTCTTCCCTTGAGGTTCAGGAACTTCTGGGCGAGGCCTTGGCCGAGGATGGTCAAATCAAGGAGGCTCTCGAGGTTTATGAGCGTATCCTGAAAGAGGATCCCCTTCACACGGAGGCGCTCTACGCCTTGGGGGACCTTTACTTCGAACAAGGGTTGAACGATAAGGCCCGTCACGCCTATGAGCGTATTCTTGAGGAGGACCCAGCCCAGTCCGATGCCCTGGTCAGTCTTGGTCTGGTTCATTTTCATCTGGAGCAGATGGAAGAAGCGGAGCGGTGCTATCGAAAGGCGCTGAAGGTCGAGCCGGACTCGGTCTTCGCCCTCAACTGCCTGGGCGACACCCTCTATGCCAGGGGCGAAAATGACGAGGCGCTGGCGAGCTACCAGAAAGCCGTTGCACTGGATCCGGAAGATGCCCAGGCTCATTTCAATCTTGGTGAAATGGCCTATGACCTGGATGATCTGGAGGCGGCCGAAAGGGAGTGTCGCGAAGCTGTCCGTCTAGATCCGGGGCTGTCATTTGCGTACCTGACCCTGGGAAATCTTTATCTCGATCAGGAGAAAACCCGCTTGGCGATACAGTATTTCCAGGAGTTTCTGCTGCATGAACGCTCTGAATCCTCCCGGGATATTCGCGAGGAAGTGGCCGCTGTCATTGCCGGGCTCAAGGAAGAACTCTAG
- the upp gene encoding uracil phosphoribosyltransferase, whose translation MAVIEVTHPLVRHKLGIMRKKNISTKDFRELASEVARLITYEATKDLETETAVVQGWAGPVEVEQIKGKKITIVPILRAGLGMLNGVLDLIPGAKVGVIGLYRDEETLLPVSYYQKFTRRMSDRTALVLDPMLATGGSVVAAIDMLKKSGCQKIKGLFLVAAPEGIERLQAAHPDVDIYVAAVDEKLNEQGYILPGLGDAGDKIFGTK comes from the coding sequence GTGGCTGTTATTGAAGTGACCCATCCCCTGGTTCGGCACAAACTGGGGATCATGCGCAAAAAGAATATCAGCACCAAGGATTTCAGGGAGCTAGCCTCTGAAGTGGCCCGCCTGATCACCTATGAGGCCACCAAAGACCTGGAGACGGAAACGGCCGTCGTGCAGGGCTGGGCCGGACCGGTCGAGGTGGAACAGATCAAGGGGAAAAAGATTACCATCGTTCCCATCCTGCGAGCGGGACTGGGGATGTTGAACGGTGTTCTCGATCTGATTCCCGGGGCCAAGGTCGGGGTAATCGGCCTTTACCGGGACGAGGAAACCCTGTTGCCGGTCAGTTATTACCAGAAGTTCACTCGCAGAATGTCGGATAGGACGGCCCTCGTCCTCGACCCCATGCTGGCCACCGGCGGCAGCGTGGTGGCCGCCATTGACATGCTGAAAAAATCGGGCTGCCAGAAAATCAAGGGGCTTTTTCTTGTCGCCGCCCCGGAGGGCATCGAACGACTGCAGGCCGCCCACCCCGATGTGGACATCTATGTGGCTGCTGTCGACGAAAAACTCAATGAACAGGGTTACATTCTTCCCGGTCTCGGAGATGCCGGGGACAAGATCTTCGGAACCAAGTAA